The DNA region TTTGGCCAGGTTGATGTAGGCACAGCTGTCCTTCGTTTTTAGTTTCCATCCCTTCGAGAATTTGTTCCAAACATGAACCACCGGAGACTTGGATACTCTTCTCATGGTCACGTTGAGTCTGTTCGGCAGAAAGAAGTCCTTCCACTGCAACCAGGGTATGGCATAGAATGCATTTGGATCGTAGACCCTGAAGCCATTGCAGCGTTTCGGATTGTTAATCATTGCATTGACATTCTCGGTTTTGCATTGCTTCTTGGCCACGCGGGTTATGACCCCGGGTCCATTGGTGCCCCACTTATCGCCATTGTAGTTGGCCTCCAGATCCCGCAGACACATGGTGGTTATCTTATGGCCCAGACCGGCGGAGGACATTTTCATGACGCCACAGGCCAGAGATTTGTTGCTCTCCGCACCCGTGAAGTTCGGTGGCATCTTCTCCAGATTCTGCTGAACCACCACATCGAGATCCAGGTAAAGACCGCCGTATTTGTACAGGGTAACATAGCGCAGCAGATCCGAGACATGTGGAAAGAGAAATTTCGATTTAAATAGCTTGCCAGTGTTTAGCCATTTTGCGATGGGCGTTCCAGCTGCATAGCGCCACAAGTTAAGGTGCCTCAGTCGTATATTGTTGTACTTATGCAAAGCCTTGATCAGCGGATCTCCACTTAATGGACGATGAGTGGCGCCGGCGAAAAGCACAAATACAGTGAGGCCTGGATTGTGAAGGGCGGCCGATTCAATGGCACAGGCCGACCGGGCCTTCAATTGAGCCAGTGCGCTCTTTTCTAGCCGCCTGAAGTTCGTGGTTTCATGGAAGAATATACTCTGTCCACGACTTGGCTGCTTTCTGGCCGTGAGCACATCGAGCAGGGGAATGACTGGAATTTTCCTGCTAATCTTGTTCGTTTTGAACTTGGGTTGGTTGGCCACCGACTTGGCGACTTTTTTGGGTAAGGTATTCTGCACTTGCTTTTTATTCTTAACTTGTCTTTCGATGGGTTTTTTCTCAAGTGGAATTGCTTTCGTCGTTGAATTCCTCGGTTCTGTGTGTGCTTTGTGGTCAGCTCGATTGTATGCTATCCATTTGAAGATCAAAACGATGCTGAGAACCAGGAGCAGAGAACCTACAGCGCTTAGAGTTCGTGACACTTTCATTTCATTGTAATTTTAGACTGCACTTCACACTCGAAATTTACGGTTTGCTAACATTCCTTACTTTTCTCGGATGAATCATGTAAATGTCGAGCGTATCGAATGTCAAGATTGGTTTCACATTCACTTGCCGATCTCCTTTGCCTATATAAATGGATGTTGCTTTTCCCCAATGCTTTCATTTAAACTTCTAACTGGCTAATATGAAGTTCCTGGGTCTTTTCGTCACTTTGCTGGTTGTTCTGGCCATGGtcaatggccaacaaaaagccaaaaacacaAATCACAACGTCATCGTCATTGGTGGCAAGAAACCCGCAGCTGCACCCAgcgctcctgctcctgatgcTCCTGCACCCCAGTAAATGGCATGAGTCGGGACTTATTTACTTCTAATAAAATGGAACGCTAATTACAATACATGTctttcaatatatttaatatatgcaCTAATAATTTAAACTGCATGCGGTGCTTCACTGACTTTTAATACCACAACAAGTCGTGGAAAACTATAGTAGATAGCAATCAGACAACCTCTTCTTAGATTGTTCTGAAATGAGTATGATTATGAATGGGAATTAAAACCCTTTTATTAGGTTAGGTGAATTCCGTTTACGTTTTCGAAATATAGTTTGTATAAGAAATCCAGCAAAccatttgcttgtttttgAAAGAGACTTTGCCTTAATCCATTAAAATGTTTCTTGCATTGCCAGGATATGTCAGTTTAAAAGTATTGTTGGTTTGCAAATGGAATCAAAGGCTGATTAAATTTTATTCGGTCAGTAAAGTCTGAAGGTAAGGGAATTCGTTCCGCTTTTTCGTGCTTCATCGTGCAATGACTTTTGAAAATTGTCTGGCATTTAGATTAGATTCGCTTACGCAACCCCGGCCTTATAAAGAGTGAACCCATCTAGCTGGGCA from Drosophila santomea strain STO CAGO 1482 chromosome 3R, Prin_Dsan_1.1, whole genome shotgun sequence includes:
- the LOC120454156 gene encoding lactosylceramide 4-alpha-galactosyltransferase, with the protein product MKVSRTLSAVGSLLLVLSIVLIFKWIAYNRADHKAHTEPRNSTTKAIPLEKKPIERQVKNKKQVQNTLPKKVAKSVANQPKFKTNKISRKIPVIPLLDVLTARKQPSRGQSIFFHETTNFRRLEKSALAQLKARSACAIESAALHNPGLTVFVLFAGATHRPLSGDPLIKALHKYNNIRLRHLNLWRYAAGTPIAKWLNTGKLFKSKFLFPHVSDLLRYVTLYKYGGLYLDLDVVVQQNLEKMPPNFTGAESNKSLACGVMKMSSAGLGHKITTMCLRDLEANYNGDKWGTNGPGVITRVAKKQCKTENVNAMINNPKRCNGFRVYDPNAFYAIPWLQWKDFFLPNRLNVTMRRVSKSPVVHVWNKFSKGWKLKTKDSCAYINLAKTHCPRCQWTMDCGLGKQT